From Anopheles coluzzii chromosome 3, AcolN3, whole genome shotgun sequence, the proteins below share one genomic window:
- the LOC120957218 gene encoding uncharacterized protein LOC120957218: MSVLRTLTLLAIGATVVLAQRRLALPDPRSCANRVRHATYRDARGVAHSYFFSWEHAPTRSLEVDWLDARNICRRHCMDAVSMETPQENEFIKQRIARGNVRYIWTSGRKCNFAGCDRPDLQPPNENGWFWSGSGVKIGPTTQRNTGDWSYTGGYGQQQPDNREAAQGNDESCLSILNNFYNDGLKWHDVACHHLKPFVCEDSDELLNFVRSRNPGIRL, translated from the exons ATGTCTGTACTGCGGACACTGACACTGTTGGCCATCGGTGCCACTGTCGTGCTGGCCCAGCGTCGCCTAGCCCTGCCAGATCCCCGAAGCTGCGCCAACC GTGTACGACATGCGACGTACCGTGATGCTCGCGGAGTAGCGCATTCGTACTTCTTCAGCTGGGAACACGCGCCGACCCGCAGCCTGGAGGTTGACTGGCTCGATGCCCGTAACATCTGCCGACGACACTGCATGGATGCCGTCTCGATGGAGACGCCCCAGGAGAACGAGTTCATCAAGCAGCGCATCGCCCGTGGTAACGTTCGCTACATCTGGACGTCTGGGCGCAAGTGTAACTTTGCCGGATGCGATCGTCCGGATCTGCAGCCCCCGAACGAGAACGGCTGGTTCTGGTCCGGCTCGGGCGTCAAGATTGGACCGACCACGCAGCGCAACACTGGCGACTGGAGCTACACCGGCGGATACGGCCAACAGCAACCGGACAACCGTGAGGCGGCTCAG GGTAACGATGAATCGTGCCTGTCGATCCTGAACAACTTCTACAACGATGGGCTGAAGTGGCACGACGTTGCCTGTCACCATCTGAAGCCGTTCGTGTGCGAAGATTCGGACGAGCTGCTGAACTTTGTTCGCTCCCGCAACCCGGGCATCCGTCTGTAA